A single genomic interval of Microbacterium sp. LWO14-1.2 harbors:
- a CDS encoding phosphoribosyl-ATP diphosphatase → MKTFDELFAELSHKAETRPEGSGTVAELDGGVHTIGKKIVEEAAEVWMASEYESDEAAAEEISQLLYHVQVMMIAKGLSLQDVYRHL, encoded by the coding sequence GTGAAGACTTTCGACGAGCTGTTCGCTGAGCTCAGCCACAAGGCGGAGACCCGTCCCGAGGGATCGGGCACCGTCGCGGAGCTCGACGGCGGCGTGCACACGATCGGCAAGAAGATCGTCGAAGAGGCCGCCGAGGTCTGGATGGCGTCGGAGTACGAGTCCGACGAGGCCGCGGCCGAGGAGATCTCGCAGCTGCTGTACCACGTGCAGGTGATGATGATCGCGAAGGGCCTGAGCCTGCAGGACGTCTACCGACATCTGTGA
- the hisG gene encoding ATP phosphoribosyltransferase codes for MLRIAVPNKGSLSETAAEMLAEAGYAGRRDTKTLHVIDADNDVEFFFLRPKDIATYVGSGAIDVGITGRDLLLDARMPGAREIEALGFAGSTFRFAAPAGRYTDVAQLDGLRIATSYPGLVDSFLDERGIAVDLVPLDGAVESAVQLGVADAVADVVETGTTLRQAGLDVFGPVILESEAVLIAGPHDAEGSETLLRRLRGVMVARRFVMIDYDLPVALLDDAVKVAGGIESPTVSPLRDPEWVAVRVMVARSRVNPVMDELYALGARAILVTAIHNARL; via the coding sequence ATGCTGCGCATCGCCGTTCCCAACAAGGGGTCTCTGTCCGAGACCGCCGCCGAGATGCTCGCGGAGGCCGGGTACGCCGGTCGCCGCGACACCAAGACCCTGCACGTGATCGACGCCGACAACGACGTCGAGTTCTTCTTCCTCCGCCCCAAGGACATCGCGACGTACGTCGGATCCGGTGCCATCGACGTGGGCATCACGGGGCGTGATCTGCTCCTCGACGCCCGCATGCCCGGCGCTCGTGAGATCGAGGCCCTCGGCTTCGCGGGGTCGACCTTCCGCTTCGCGGCGCCGGCCGGCCGGTACACCGACGTGGCGCAGCTCGACGGTCTGCGCATCGCGACGTCGTACCCGGGTCTCGTGGACTCGTTCCTCGACGAGCGGGGCATCGCGGTCGATCTCGTTCCGCTCGACGGCGCAGTGGAGTCCGCCGTGCAGCTCGGGGTGGCCGACGCCGTCGCCGACGTGGTGGAGACGGGCACGACGCTCCGCCAGGCGGGCCTCGACGTCTTCGGCCCGGTGATCCTCGAATCCGAGGCCGTGTTGATCGCAGGCCCCCACGATGCCGAGGGATCCGAGACTCTGCTGCGCCGACTGCGCGGCGTCATGGTCGCACGCCGCTTCGTCATGATCGACTACGACCTGCCCGTCGCGCTGCTCGACGACGCCGTGAAGGTCGCCGGCGGCATCGAGTCGCCGACCGTGTCTCCGCTGCGCGATCCGGAGTGGGTCGCGGTGCGCGTCATGGTCGCGCGGTCGAGGGTCAACCCGGTCATGGACGAGCTGTACGCCCTCGGCGCACGGGCGATCCTCGTGACCGCGATCCACAACGCGAGGCTCTGA
- the hisF gene encoding imidazole glycerol phosphate synthase subunit HisF codes for MTLASRVIPCLDVAAGRVVKGVNFENLRDMGDPVELARHYAAQGADEITFLDVTATVDARATTYDVVQRTAEQVFVPLTVGGGVRSVDDVARLLSVGADKIGVNSAAIARPDLVGEIADRFGAQVLVLSLDVKRGGSTPSGFVVTTHGGRTQTTLDALEWAREAAERGAGELLVNSIDADGTRDGFDLELVGLMREVAAVPVIASGGAGAVEHFAPAIKAGADAVLAASVFHTGALTVGEVKDALRAEGVVVR; via the coding sequence ATGACGCTCGCGAGCCGGGTCATCCCGTGCCTCGACGTCGCGGCCGGCCGTGTGGTGAAGGGCGTGAACTTCGAGAACCTCCGAGACATGGGCGACCCCGTCGAGCTCGCCAGGCACTATGCGGCCCAGGGCGCGGACGAGATCACCTTCCTCGACGTGACCGCCACGGTCGACGCCCGCGCGACGACGTACGACGTGGTGCAGCGGACCGCCGAGCAGGTGTTCGTGCCGCTGACGGTCGGCGGGGGAGTGCGCTCCGTCGACGACGTGGCGCGTCTGCTCTCAGTCGGCGCCGACAAGATCGGCGTGAACTCGGCCGCGATCGCCCGACCCGACCTCGTGGGTGAGATCGCGGATCGGTTCGGCGCGCAGGTGCTCGTGCTGTCTCTCGACGTCAAACGCGGTGGCTCCACCCCGTCGGGATTCGTGGTCACCACGCACGGCGGACGGACGCAGACGACCCTCGACGCTCTGGAGTGGGCACGCGAGGCGGCTGAGCGCGGTGCCGGCGAACTGCTCGTGAACTCCATCGACGCCGACGGCACCCGCGACGGGTTCGACCTGGAACTCGTCGGCCTGATGCGCGAGGTGGCTGCGGTCCCCGTGATCGCTTCGGGCGGCGCCGGTGCGGTCGAGCACTTCGCACCCGCCATCAAGGCCGGCGCGGATGCCGTGCTCGCCGCCAGCGTGTTCCACACCGGCGCCCTGACGGTCGGAGAGGTGAAGGACGCGCTGCGCGCGGAGGGAGTGGTGGTCCGATGA